The sequence below is a genomic window from Citricoccus muralis.
CCCTGGAATGGCACACCACCCTCGTGCAGGGTAAGCGGTATCCGGGCGGCGCAGTCTAGACGAGACGTCTACGGCTCAGCTCTTGAGCAGTCCCAGTGCGTGCGGCTCCTGGAACTCACGGAGACCGATGACGCCCATCTCGCGACCGATCCCGGACTGCTTGACACCGCCGAAGGGCGCGCGCTGATCCAACAGTGCGGGGCCGTGCGTATTGTGGAAGACGTAGCCGGACTGGAGTCGGCTGCCGACCTCCACCGCCCGATCCTCGTTGGCGGTCCACACGCTGTTGCAGAGGCCGTACGGGCTGTCGTTGACCATGGCGATGCCCTCTTCGACATCGTCGAAAGTGATGATCGGAATCGTCGGGCCGAACTGTTCCTCCGTCACCACCCGCAGCTGCGGGTCCGGGTCGAGAATCAGCGAGGGGCGCATGAAGTACCCCTCCGACCATTCGCCGCCCGGCAGCTCGCCGAATTCCCGCACCTCGGCGCCGGCAGCACGTGCCTCTTCGACGAGTTCGGTGACGAATTCCAGCTGAGCCTTCTGGTGGAAGGGGCCCATAGTGGTGTCCGGATCGGTCGCCGGACCGATCTTGACCTGCTCCAGCCGACGGGTGAGCTCCGCGATCAGCTCGTCCTTCTTCGAGGAGTGCACGTAGATGCGCTTGGCATTCATGCAGACCTGGCCCGTGGTGCCGAAAATCCCCATGAACAGCAGGTCCATGCCCTGCTCGGTGAACTCGGCGTCATCGAGAATGAGCACCGCGTCGTTGCCACCGAGTTCGAGAGTCACATTGGTCAGGGTCTCCGCGGCCATGGTCATGATGCGCTTACCGCCACGGATGGATCCGGTGAAGCACACCTTGGCCACGTCGGGGTTGGACACCAGTGCCTCACCGATCTCGGCGTCCTCACCGGTCACAATGTTCAGCACACCGTCGGGCAGCTTTTGGGCGTAGCGCTGCAGCACCCGGGTCATCGCTAGTGGGGTGGAGGGTGGCGGCTTCACGACGACGGAGTTACCGGCCATCAGTGCGTAAGGCAGGGAGGCACCGAGGATCGCTAGCGGCCAGTTGAACGGCACGATGATCGTGACGACGCCCATCGGCTGGTGGCTCACCCGCACCTCGGTGGGAGGCCCGGGCAGGATCTCGACGGCATCCACGTCATCGACCAGCCCACAGGCCAGCTCTGTGCGCTGTTGCAGTCCCATGAGATCGAAGGTGGATTCGCCGACGACCTTGCCGTTCTCGGACGACAAGATCCTGGCGTCTTCCTCCGCGTTTTCCATGATGGTGCCGGCAGCGGCCTGCAGAGCTTGCGCGCGGTCTTGGGCCGACGTTGCTGCCCAGGCCGGGAACGCTGCCTTGGCTGCTGCCACTGCTGCCAACGCCTGCTCTCGCGAGGCAGCCGCAGCGGTACCCACGGTCTCCGAGGGACGGGCGGGGTTTCTGACATCCAGTGTTTTTTCTGTGGTGTGTTCCTGACCGCCGTAGAACAGCGGGGTTGAGATCGCAGACATGGTGTCCCCTTTCGGAGCGACGGGAATGAACAGCGAATACTATTCAAATGTGAGATAACTCACTTAGTCTTGAGTGAATCAAACCCGAGGGCAGGCGTCAAGGGTGCTGTGCAGTATTCACGACAAAGCGCCGCTGGAATCCAGGAGCAACTCGGGCAACAACTCGGCTGCTGTACCCCGAAGCGTCACCGTTGCGTCATCACTGAGTGGGGTGGCTTCCGGGTTGATCTCGACGACGGCGGCTCCGGATCCCAGCGCCCGATAGGGCAGTGACGCAGCGGGCTGAACGAGTCCCGACGTGCCCACTACGAGGGCCAGATCGCACTGTTCCACCGCCGTCTGTGCGGAACTGAAAGCGTCCATCGGCAACATCTCTCCGAACCACACGATTCCGGGACGCAAGGTTCCGTGAGCACATTGACTACAGATCGGTGGAGGAGTCCGCAGCATCTTTTCCAGATCCTCTTCTGTCCCCATGTGTCCGGCCTCTGCGGTACCCGGGTCGAACTCCGCGGGCGCATCGCAATCGGCGCACCGATATTCGAACAGCGAGCCGTGTAGATGGGCCAGCACCTCGGCCCCGCCGCGCTCGTGGAGATCGTCCACGTTCTGGGTCACGACCTGCAGTGAGCCGCCCCGCTCCGCGCATCGGTGCTGTGCGACGCCGAGCGCCCGATGCCCTGCATTCGGCTCGCAGGCTCTCACCATCCGGGCCCGCCACAGGTACCAAGACCACACCAGATCCGGCTCTGCCCGAAACGCCTCCTCGGTGGCCAGCTGTTCGGGGGAGTACCGCTCCCACAGTCCCGTCTGAGCGTCACGGAACGTCGGAACCCCCGACTCGGCGCTCATCCCGGCGCCCGACAACACCACCACACGCGTGGCGTCCTCGGTGAGTTTACGTGCGGTATGGAGTAACCCCGATGCAACGGTCATGACACCACGGTGGCACAGCGCGATGTTTTCCTCCACAGGCTGACACGGTCGCGGCACGTCGTCGCGCCTGTTGGATCTAGACTGGAGGCCATGGCGGGACTGATCAAGCGGGAGGACATCGACAAGGTGCGCGAGAGCACCGATCTCAAGGAGATCGTCGAGGAGTACGTCACCCTGCGCAGCGCCGGCGTCGGCTCCTTCAAAGGGCTCTGCCCCTTTCACGACGAGCGCACGCCCTCCTTCCACATCCGCCCCTCGGTCGGCACCTATCACTGCTTCGGCTGCGACGAATCCGGTGACGTCATCAGCTTCCTGATGAATCTCGAGCACACCAGCTTCACCGAGACCGTGGAACGATTGGCGGCGAAAGCCGGTATCGAGCTGCGTTACGAAGACGGCGGTACCGGGCCGGACAAGCATCAGGTGGGCCAGCGTCAGCGACTGTTGGAAGCAAATAAGCTGGCCGATGAGTTCTTCCACACCAACCTGGGCGCGCCCGACGCCGAGATTGGGCGGACCTTCCTCAAGGACCGCGGTTTCACTCGAGAGGATGCCAGCCACTTCGGCGTGGGATACGCTCCGCAGGGATGGGACAAGCTGCTGAATTACCTGCGCCGCAAGGGGTTCAACGACGACGAACTGCGCGCCACGGGGTTGTTCTCCGAAGGTAACCGCGGGCTTTATGACCGCTTCCGTGGCCGACTCACCTGGCCGATTCGAGATATGACCGGCTCCACCATCGGCTTCGGTGCCCGGCGCCTGCACGACGATGACCAAGGCCCCAAGTACCTCAACACTCCGGAAACGGCGCTCTACAAGAAGTCCCAGGTACTCTACGGGCTGGATCTCGCGAAACGCGATGTGGCCAAGTCCCGGCAGCTCGTCGTCGTGGAGGGCTACACCGACGTGATGGCGGCCCACTTGTCCGGGATCACCACCGCGGTGGCCACGTGCGGCACCGCTTTTGGTGCGGAGCACATCAAGATTGTGCGCCGTCTGATCTCCGACGACGGTAGCGGGGGAGAAGTCATCTTTACCTTCGACGGCGACGCCGCCGGTCAAAAGGCAGCATTGCGTGCCTTTGAGGAGGACCACCGGTTCCTGGCTCGCACCTATGTCGCGGTGGAACCCTCCGGTAAGGACCCCTGCGACGTGCGCCTCGAAAAGGGGGACCAGGCAGTCCGGGATCTTATTGAATCGCGTCGACCCCTGTTCGAGTTCGCGATTCGTGCGGGGCTGAAGAACCACAACCTGAACACGGTGGAGGGCCGCACCCAGGGGTTGCGCTATGCCGCCCCGATCGTGGCCGATATTCGTGACTCGGTGATCCGTGCTGGCTACACCCGCGAGCTGGCCGGGTGGCTGGGCATGGATCCCGGCATCGTCACGCGAGCCGTGCAGGCCTCGCAACGCTCCGGGAACACCCCGGGGCACCAACAGCAGGGGCGAGGATCTCAACAGGATCAACAAAGTGCGGAAGGCGCGGAGCAGTCGCAGCGGTCTTCCTTCCGGCCCGATCTGAATGACCCAGTGTCGCGCATGGAGAAGGAAGCCCTGGAAGTGGTGCTGCAGCAGCCCACCCAGCTCTCGGCCGAACAGTGGCAGGCGTTCTACACCTCGCAGTTCAAGGTGCCGGCTTTCGCCGCCATTCATTCCGGTGTGATGGCAGCGGGATCCGCCGGGGCGACCCCGACCAACTGGGTAGACAAGGTGGTCGACGAGGTGCCGCAGCCGCTGGCGTCGCTGGTAGCCGAGCTGGCCGTGACGTCGCTGCCGGCCCGCACCGAAGAAGATCTGGCGCGCTATTGCCGCGACATCATGAACCGCCTCTTCGAGCTGCAGATCACGCATCGCAAGGCGGATCTGATGGGGCAGCTGCAGCGGCTGGGGCCGGACGCGGATGCGGAGACCTTCACCCGGATCAATGAGGAGCTCATGGAGCTCGAACAACGACGACGCGCCCTCCGCTCAGGTCGCTGAGCACAGGGCGCGTCGGGCGTCGATGTCTGTTGTCGACGTCAGGATCAGTTCGCGGGGATCGTGAGCTCGGCCAGATCGCGGCCGTCCTCGTCGTCCAGGTCGATGTCCCAGACCAGGCGGTCGTCGTCATCGTCCAGCTGGGCTTCGTCGAAGACGGAGCCTTCCTGCTGGTTCAGTGCTTCCTGAATGGCTTCCGCCGCGGTGACGGTGGCCTGCTGAGCCTCGCGGACATCGTCATCGTCGCCTTCTCGGTCATCCTCGCGGATTTCGCCGTCGACGGTGACCTCCAGCTCGATGACCTCGTTGCCGACCACGACGTCGACGTCGTATCGGTCGCCGCGGTCTTCACGGTCGATATCGACGATGAAACCGTCGGCGTACTCGGCGAGCACCGCGTCGATCACAGCGAAGACCGGGTCGTCGCCCTGGGCGCCAGCGTCGTCACCGGCGTCGTCCGATGCGGTGTCCGCGGCCTCGTCTGCGGTCTCGGTGGACTCGGTGGTCTCCTCGGCACCGGCATCCGTGGCCGAAGCCGAGGGAGTGTCGATCGGAGGCTGGGAGACGGTGTCGCCGGAACCTTCTTCGGTGGTGCAGGCGGCCAGCAACGCGATGGCGGCCAAGGCCGCGCCGGTGGTGGTGGCGATACGGCGGATCGTGGTGGTGTTCTCGGTGTTCATCACTCATCACTCCTCAGTGATCGACGGGTGCCGATGGGGCTACACCGGCGGCTCATGGCATCAGCGTAACGAGGCCGTGTGAGAAGCCGCTGAGAGCAGGTCTGACCATGGACCCGTCAAAGGGCGCTCTTCACACTGAGGTCATGACTTCTCGTGCGGTACGCCCTGGAGCGCTGTCATGGATAGCGCCCTCCGTCGCTGGCGCCCTGGCGCTGAGTGCTTGCGGCGCGGCAGAACCCGAGGCTGATCTGGTTGGTGACACCGACTATGCGCCAGCCTCGCTCCAAGAAGCCAGCTCCGTGGACGACGTCGTGGCCGCCACGACGCGGATCGGCGTCGACGCCCAAGGATCCTTCAGCAACGGGACGGAGAACGCGGTGGTCTCTCCGGCATCGATCGTCATGGCCTTCAGCATGCTGGCCGAAGGCGCCAACGGCGCCGCCTCCGAAGAACTGGACGAATGGTTAGGCACTTCCGGCGAGGACCGCACCCATGCACTCAGCGCGCTGCAGGCCTCGGTGCGAGAGTTTGACGGCGACCCGAGCGCGATCCAGGAAGACGACCTGCCTGAGGTGCCGTTGCTGCACCTGGCGAACCAGGTGACGGTCCGTGAGGGCGGGTGAGTGAAAGAACCGTTCCTGAATACGCTGAGCCGTTGGTATGACGCCGGTGTCGGGGAAGCAGACTTCACCTCCGCTACGGCAAAGGAATCACTCGATGAGTGGGTGAACCACCATACCGGGGGACTGATCGAAGAGTCCGCGATCGAGCCGGATGCCCAGACCCTCGCGGTGATCCAGAACGCCATCCTGATGGTGGCACGGTGGGAGAGCCCCTTCGACCCGAACCTCACGAGGCCGACGGACTTCAATCGTCTCGACGGTAGCACCGTCGAAACCGACTCGATGACGCAAGTGGTGGAAGCGCGCTACCACGAGACGGAATCAGGCCAAGTGATCCGGCTGCCCTACACCGATGGGTTCGCCATGGATATCGTACTGCCAGCACCCGGATCGGCGCCGGAGAGCATCACGGCCGCTGACTGGCATGTCGTTTCGCAAGGGTTCGACAACCAACGGCTGACCGAGGTCGACTTGCAGATGCCGGTGCTGGATCTGGAAACCCCGGATGGGGCCTCCGACATGCTGCCCTTCCTTCAGGAGCAGGGGCTGGAGTCCACCCTGGACGGCGATCTGCTGGACGGGATCATGGAATCAGACCTCTGGATCGATGCCGTGGGGCATCAGGCGCTGCTGCAGGTTGATGAAGAGGGGACCGTCGGCGCCGCAGTCACCGAAGTCGAAGTAGCGGAAACCTCAGCACCCGTGCAGGCTGAGCCACCGGTGACGATGCACGTGGACCGTCCGTTCACCTTGCGTGTGGTGCATGTCGATACGGAATGGCCGCTGTTCATGGCCACCGTGCACGACCCGACTGCCTGAGATCGACAGGCACGACAATGAAAAATCCTCGCCCCGCGATGCGGGACGAGGATTGAGATGAGCTCCCCCGACTGGACTCGAACCAGTAACCCTTCGGTGAACTCCTGCCCGTACACGGAGATGTCAGTGCGCTTGCCGCCGTGGGCCTTCACGAACTCGGCCGATTGCACGAACATGCCGCCCGAGCCAGCTGCGGGGTCGTAGACGCGTCCCTTGTATGGCTCCAGCATCTCCACGAGCGTGCGGACGACGGAGCGCGGGGTGTAGAACGCTCCCGCGTCCTTGCCGGTCTCTTTGCCCGCAAACTGACCCAGGAAGTACTCATACACGCGCCCGAGCACGTCATCGGCGCCGTGGTCGTCGGTCTCGGTGAAGCCGATCGACCCGATGAGATCGACCAGCTCGCCGAGGCGCCGCTTATCGAGGCCATCACGCCCATAGTTACGGGGCAGCACGCCGCGAAGCGACGGGTTCTCCTTCTCGATGGCATCCATCGCGTTGTCGATGATCTCACCGATCTGCGGATGCTTCGCCGAGTCCTGGACTGATCCCCAGCGAGCCTTCACCGGGACCCAGAAGATGTTCTTGCTCGTGTACTCGTCGCGCTCCTCCAGGAACGAGTCGATCCGCTCGGCCTTGATGCCATCAGCAGCGAGCTCCTCCTTGAGCTGCTCGCGACGCTCCTCAAAGCGATCTGAGACGTACTTCAAGAACAC
It includes:
- a CDS encoding aldehyde dehydrogenase family protein, producing MSAISTPLFYGGQEHTTEKTLDVRNPARPSETVGTAAAASREQALAAVAAAKAAFPAWAATSAQDRAQALQAAAGTIMENAEEDARILSSENGKVVGESTFDLMGLQQRTELACGLVDDVDAVEILPGPPTEVRVSHQPMGVVTIIVPFNWPLAILGASLPYALMAGNSVVVKPPPSTPLAMTRVLQRYAQKLPDGVLNIVTGEDAEIGEALVSNPDVAKVCFTGSIRGGKRIMTMAAETLTNVTLELGGNDAVLILDDAEFTEQGMDLLFMGIFGTTGQVCMNAKRIYVHSSKKDELIAELTRRLEQVKIGPATDPDTTMGPFHQKAQLEFVTELVEEARAAGAEVREFGELPGGEWSEGYFMRPSLILDPDPQLRVVTEEQFGPTIPIITFDDVEEGIAMVNDSPYGLCNSVWTANEDRAVEVGSRLQSGYVFHNTHGPALLDQRAPFGGVKQSGIGREMGVIGLREFQEPHALGLLKS
- a CDS encoding NAD-dependent deacylase, with protein sequence MTVASGLLHTARKLTEDATRVVVLSGAGMSAESGVPTFRDAQTGLWERYSPEQLATEEAFRAEPDLVWSWYLWRARMVRACEPNAGHRALGVAQHRCAERGGSLQVVTQNVDDLHERGGAEVLAHLHGSLFEYRCADCDAPAEFDPGTAEAGHMGTEEDLEKMLRTPPPICSQCAHGTLRPGIVWFGEMLPMDAFSSAQTAVEQCDLALVVGTSGLVQPAASLPYRALGSGAAVVEINPEATPLSDDATVTLRGTAAELLPELLLDSSGALS
- the dnaG gene encoding DNA primase yields the protein MAGLIKREDIDKVRESTDLKEIVEEYVTLRSAGVGSFKGLCPFHDERTPSFHIRPSVGTYHCFGCDESGDVISFLMNLEHTSFTETVERLAAKAGIELRYEDGGTGPDKHQVGQRQRLLEANKLADEFFHTNLGAPDAEIGRTFLKDRGFTREDASHFGVGYAPQGWDKLLNYLRRKGFNDDELRATGLFSEGNRGLYDRFRGRLTWPIRDMTGSTIGFGARRLHDDDQGPKYLNTPETALYKKSQVLYGLDLAKRDVAKSRQLVVVEGYTDVMAAHLSGITTAVATCGTAFGAEHIKIVRRLISDDGSGGEVIFTFDGDAAGQKAALRAFEEDHRFLARTYVAVEPSGKDPCDVRLEKGDQAVRDLIESRRPLFEFAIRAGLKNHNLNTVEGRTQGLRYAAPIVADIRDSVIRAGYTRELAGWLGMDPGIVTRAVQASQRSGNTPGHQQQGRGSQQDQQSAEGAEQSQRSSFRPDLNDPVSRMEKEALEVVLQQPTQLSAEQWQAFYTSQFKVPAFAAIHSGVMAAGSAGATPTNWVDKVVDEVPQPLASLVAELAVTSLPARTEEDLARYCRDIMNRLFELQITHRKADLMGQLQRLGPDADAETFTRINEELMELEQRRRALRSGR
- a CDS encoding peptidase, which encodes MNTENTTTIRRIATTTGAALAAIALLAACTTEEGSGDTVSQPPIDTPSASATDAGAEETTESTETADEAADTASDDAGDDAGAQGDDPVFAVIDAVLAEYADGFIVDIDREDRGDRYDVDVVVGNEVIELEVTVDGEIREDDREGDDDDVREAQQATVTAAEAIQEALNQQEGSVFDEAQLDDDDDRLVWDIDLDDEDGRDLAELTIPAN